In the Bacteroidota bacterium genome, TATTATCAAAACAAAACTTTTTTATTTAGGAAATAATTTTTTTATGGGAAATCCAAATATTAATAACTAATAAAAAAAACATAAAATACCTGAAAGCTAAAAGTCTTGTTGGATGTATATTACAATAGTTTCATGTAACTGAGGTGGCGGAGCTGTGAAAAAATCTTTGGTAAATACAATTCCAAAAAAGTAATTATATTTACCTATAACGGAAATATAATGACCTTTTTCTATGATAAAAAGAATTGATTATAAAGGCGAGAATAGAATTTCCCTTAAGGTTAAGTCTAATTTGGCTATTAAAAGTTGAGAAAAAGGGGGGGAAATTATTGTTTTGTTGTCTAGTAAAAATTTTATTATATTTGCAAATAGATTTAAGATACATTTAAAATTTATTAGGGCATAACTACAGAAATTTATAAGCCATTGGATAATATTGAATTATGGAATTTTTTAACAAAATATATAATGGAAATATAATGACTGGTCATTATATTCACTCGTTAGCAACAAGGTTGAAAACCGTGACTTTTAAATTATATCTTAATCCAAAAAACAATCATTTAGATTTGTTTTTATATATTACATTTGCATAATGAGAACAGAGGTAAATATCAATACAAATATTCTAACTTGGGCAATTACCCGAGCTGGATATGATTTGCAAGAATTTACCTTAAAAGTACCCAATGTTCAAAAATGGCTAGATGGAGATAAAAATCCAACAGTAAAACAACTTGAAGATTTCTCTAAAAAAGTTTATTTACCATTTGGTTTTTTATTCTTGGAAGAACCACCAAAAGAAGATTTGCCAATACCTTTCTTCAGGACAAACAATACGAAAGCTACCAAGGTTAGTGTCAATGTTTATGACACCATTTTACTTTTGCAAAAAAGACAAGATTGGCTACGGGACTATTTGCTAGAAAACGAATTTCCTGAACTTACTTTTGTTGGTAAATTCGAAAAATCCAATGACATTAGTGGTATCGTTAAGGATATTAGGAAAACTCTAAATCTAAATGAAAGTTGGGCAAGTGATTTCAGAACCTGGCAAGAAGCACTTAACTATTTATCAGAACAAATAGAAAATGCGGGTATAATTACGGTTTTCAATGGAATCGTTGAGAATAATACAAGAAGAAAAATACCTGTTCAAGAATGCAGAGGATTTGTATTGGCAGATTCCATTGCTCCATTTATGTATATAAATAATTCTGACAGCAAAGCTGCTCAAATGTTCACGATAGTTCATGAACTAGCACATATTTGGACTGGACACAGTGCCGGTTTTGATTTTCGACAACTACAACCTGCGGATGACCCGGTTGAAAAAATATGTGATAAAGTAGCTGCTGAATTCTTAGTTCCAGAAGTAACATTTAATGATGTATGGAAAAAGAATACAAATATTAAAGCTACGGCAAGATTTTTTAAAGTAAGTGAAATTGTAATTGCACGTAGAGCATTGGATACTGGAAAAATATCTAAAACTAGATTCTTTGCGTTCTATAATGATTACATTAATCGAGAAATAGTAAAAAAAGAAAATCAAATCTCTGGAGGGGATTTTTATGCTACCACCAAAAGGAGATTAAGCATCACTTATGCTTCTCATATAAATACTGCT is a window encoding:
- a CDS encoding ImmA/IrrE family metallo-endopeptidase; translated protein: MRTEVNINTNILTWAITRAGYDLQEFTLKVPNVQKWLDGDKNPTVKQLEDFSKKVYLPFGFLFLEEPPKEDLPIPFFRTNNTKATKVSVNVYDTILLLQKRQDWLRDYLLENEFPELTFVGKFEKSNDISGIVKDIRKTLNLNESWASDFRTWQEALNYLSEQIENAGIITVFNGIVENNTRRKIPVQECRGFVLADSIAPFMYINNSDSKAAQMFTIVHELAHIWTGHSAGFDFRQLQPADDPVEKICDKVAAEFLVPEVTFNDVWKKNTNIKATARFFKVSEIVIARRALDTGKISKTRFFAFYNDYINREIVKKENQISGGDFYATTKRRLSITYASHINTAVKSGKLLYRDAYKLTSLKGDTFQTFFTEHF